A stretch of the Aphis gossypii isolate Hap1 chromosome 2, ASM2018417v2, whole genome shotgun sequence genome encodes the following:
- the LOC114125051 gene encoding small ubiquitin-related modifier 3-like, protein MTEDKGEDATEYMNLKILGHDNSVTPFKIKKHALLIKCLKTYFKIIGLDWVSVIFSFDGHRIIKTDTPSSLEMKEGDVIEVFLRQIGG, encoded by the exons ATGACAGAAGACAAAGGAgaa GATGCCACTGAATACATGAATCTTAAGATTCTTGGTCATGACAACTCTGTTACTCCATTCAAGATAAAGAAACATGCTCTTTTAATAAAGTGTTTGAAAACATACTTTAAGataatt GGTTTGGATTGGGTGTCAGTAATTTTCAGCTTTGACGGACATcgaattattaaaactgataCTCCGTCTTCCCTGGAAATGAAGGAAGGTGACGTAATTGAAGTCTTTCTACGTCAGATTGGtggttga
- the LOC126549749 gene encoding small ubiquitin-related modifier 3-like gives MAESKGDAPENRITIKVECSIVGHYDTVVYISIKKTSKLQKLMNAYCERTGFNIRALRFRYNGCSVSGMETPSFLEMEDGSEMDVHRAQVGPDDYTNLYLL, from the exons ATGGCAGAAAGCAAAGGA GATGCTCCCGAAAATAGAATTACTATTAAGGTTGAATGTAGTATTGTTGGTCATTACGATACTGTCGTCTACAtctctattaaaaaaacttcaaaactGCAAAAATTAATGAACGCCTACTGTGAGAGAact GGTTTTAATATTCGGGCATTAAGATTTCGGTACAATGGTTGTTCGGTTAGTGGAATGGAGACTCCGTCTTTCCTAGAAATGGAGGACGGTAGCGAAATGGATGTCCATCGAGCACAGGTTGGTCCTGATGATTataccaatttatatttattgtaa
- the LOC126549753 gene encoding inhibitor of growth protein 5-like, protein MASAPYVDEYLDSLGNLPVELKRNFALMRELGGRSQEEMRYIDKLSNDFLSNIDIYHGSKKIEKMNKIQRKFNKAKEYADDKVQLANQTYELVDEYIQKLDSELTRFEEEMQDRASSTSRYEEESLPKCGRKNNDKEINYTTSEENTYKTSKKKQIRKVFAKTSGTSGGWLPVKIKTSSVSAVSNPINPTNSVASVVVETRTDVGAGVVQSPEVIDMPVDPNEPTYCLCTQVSYAKMIGCDNPDCPVEWFHFTCVKLIIKPKGKWFCPICLKNKKKK, encoded by the exons ATGGCATCAGCACCATACGTGGACGAATATCTTGACA GTTTGGGGAACCTTCCGGTGGAGTTAAAACGTAATTTCGCTTTGATGCGAGAGCTCGGCGGTAGATCTCAAGAAGAGATGCGCTACATTGATAAACTGTCGAACGATTTTTTGTCAAATATCGATATCTACCACGGAAGCAAAAAGatagaaaaaatgaacaaaatacaGCGTAAATTCAATAAAGCAAAAGAATATGCCGATGATAAAGTTCAATTGGCTAATCAAACTTATGAATTG GTGGATGAATATATTCAGAAATTAGATTCAGAGTTGACACGTTTTGAAGAGGAAATGCAAGACAGAGCCTCCAGTACTTCAAGATATGAAGAGGAAAGTTTACCGAAAT GTGGACGTAAGAATAATGACAAAGAAATTAACTATACTACAAGTGAAGAAAACACTTACAAAACATctaaaaagaaacaaataagAAAAGTTT TTGCAAAAACATCTGGTACATCTGGTGGTTGGCTTCCAGTCAAAATCAAAACATCTTCAGTCAGTGCTGTTTCTAATCCGATAAACCCTACCAATAGCGTAGCCAGTGTTGTGGTAGAGACCCGTACTGATGTTGGAGCTGGAGTTGTACAATCCCCGGAAGTAATAGACATGCCTGTTGATCCAAATGAACCAACTTATTGTTTATGCACCCAAGTCTCGTATGCTAAAATGATTGGCTGTGATAATCCAGAT tgtccTGTTGAATGGTTTCATTTTACATGcgtcaaattaattatcaagcCCAAGGGAAAATGGTTTTGTCcaatatgtttgaaaaataagaagaaaaaataa
- the LOC126549745 gene encoding uncharacterized protein LOC126549745, with protein MKKHLFPLFIPNPSKLNMKDKAQEFWTRWNFPNCIGAIDGKHIRMKCPKNTGTLYFNYKEHFSIVLLALVDANCKFLIIDVGSYGKEGDSGIFGKSKMGQQIYSGDFNFPDDQKLPGTNNSEPFVVVGDGAFRLHRHIMKPYSRSSARQDRAKTIFNYRLSRCCRVTENAFGLLSQVFRIFHTAIGTDVEVCDDLVIVACCLHNMLRDAFLEKGNKIFYEYDEGQTTEMGTLCSRGGFASADGFDVREKFKQFFIQEGTVSWQNHQIFRVSSTIYQYLN; from the coding sequence ATGAAAAAGCATCTGTTTCCACTTTTTATACCTAATCcgagtaaattaaatatgaaagatAAAGCTCAAGAGTTTTGGACAAGATGGAATTTCCCAAATTGTATTGGCGCAATCGATGGTAAACATATTCGAATGAAGTGCCCAAAAAATACcggaacattatattttaactacaaagaACATTTTTCTATCGTCTTATTAGCACTAGTAGATGcgaattgtaaatttttaatcattgatGTTGGATCCTATGGCAAAGAAGGAGATAGTGGCATATttggaaaatcaaaaatggGACAGCAAATTTATTCTggagattttaattttccagACGACCAAAAACTACCAGGCACTAATAATTCTGAACCATTTGTAGTTGTAGGCGATGGAGCATTCAGACTTCACAGACACATCATGAAACCATATTCTAGATCTTCAGCTAGACAAGACAGagcaaaaactatttttaattacaggtTGAGTCGTTGTTGTAGAGTGACGGAAAATGCATTTGGCTTATTATCACaagtttttagaatatttcatACTGCAATAGGAACTGATGTAGAAGTATGTGACGATTTAGTAATTGTCGCGTGTTGTTTGCACAATATGTTGAGAGATGCGTTTTTGGaaaaaggtaataaaatattttatgaatatgatGAAGGACAAACTACTGAGATGGGCACTTTATGTAGTAGAGGCGGCTTTGCGAGTGCAGATGGTTTTGATGTGAgggaaaaatttaaacaattttttattcaagaaGGAACAGTTTCGTGGCAAAATCACCAAATTTTCAGAGTATCATCTACCATTTaccaatacttaaattaa